In Anticarsia gemmatalis isolate Benzon Research Colony breed Stoneville strain chromosome 5, ilAntGemm2 primary, whole genome shotgun sequence, the following are encoded in one genomic region:
- the LOC142973147 gene encoding uncharacterized protein LOC142973147 produces MKGSKKCKNRIETSKHSLKPRLKKTNKQRNKWENNNSQTAFSLKRGKSVKTIYPSKNITVHKESRVSFSVHRPPASYIDNKLKPKCSDVIDSNAKHRIKRNNVSDDVRVTKPEVKSKSLISLMKRYFCTSSLLNKHKANNNETVLKEKKNKGSIQDTHPRAVTNPASINLPTVLEPYQFKSIPMDHVNHTRGILKKPMELDNPTTKRALIIRSNIHMNAENFENNIQQLYHLKYIPNKLDQTLKKSSRNSNNLSNKKGKRKTISNQSEASGTSLPGRNYSSTKTGPKFLLASYNSAIKNDHGDGPGHDEYKVKRKTENKSSKINGVKYVCSKNKLERIKRDFGTKNRSDFNRRQQMSANETWAYNTKPIIQYNLKCCALRTPFRSFKSVSSKTDIDAKTIKTTTKSKKAKESTVSTKVTKPPLELGGFVKTELEKCRCDDGNNNSTFLKRCLCKLGIVKNVKVLQSKLSSEQLVKTGYCYDKLFSSNKGIKRALKKAGVSKGPSIKESVTKLEDSVSTKTKSIKLKKSERNEVKVDKSKGKADKSEEKVDNAKSKVSKAKSIVDKAKSKIDKAKSKADKSEGKLDEDKVKEEKSQKKLKKTKGKENKSLDNDKEMQTIMPYKKKSKNESKPCTCPDPCLPPVELPPPPPPVSVNDTYQIVAPCRPGDTFKLVVGGKCMRIKRGDRVYDILKTQGEDGLLDCPFQMEVVGDDNAASSFAKSLKRQELHQRPEKLCTPKKIAKTEIQPTMLCRTNQPVSGPGVVCKPNVPAETCTPKDTEPTRTLPTVATCPAPPPIKKEVIEVIKEPKNYVKQCPIGEVSDFKTGFLAPSSGLHTFGRPCKRRKAKTPESCPDRRIAALGPCLETRLKKYDQPQNPYRFAADRCVTKQVPFSCPKEVPLRTVGECIECNRIPCPHGTPEVKICPKCNEQPCPHQDPCNICGSKPCPHQGTTDVGWICPKKKRGNCTCKSADIKKTVVDPKSPKAELKKMQKTIDKINAKNKKKEIEPVTIVIDSDTLNIRNVVDLECLQPRDEYDECGPAEDNAMDLVVKTDVANIVNAGEFLEVMNSAKARRYASGRGPHNNVASWRKTERKQRRAIAKAQKMKAKQQKGDSHEKSAAAAYEGRDGREGIEGREGRENREVHGGTTNAERPDQHMMDENLEDEEEEYMSKMYKQLLKKCNHPCKCGARVCKQQPKTRKVKPRKVGPCICESKVCQAQSRKQPEFIQKEKEIKQKALEEIKKKAAQLKETKKRLKKYAVQDAYAIEERVRQDRKKQKEVDKYKHVPQGVLVAETVVDIAKCTFSAFTGLLKRTVRLVLHPKDAAYKFQEAREDPRAAMARMHEDFLNSSMPGTFKRVKTRVSAMPSTRYLVSAMESHPATNYLVHLNDKDPKLKYRKIKHRKAPVDFECSPYMASLRQKPCLWVYYLCPGFYPHCVSLLNMWRQFTDMLLFVLAVGVWSPCILMLELCRAVMCCLFCSGGG; encoded by the exons ATGAAAGGATCAAAGAAATGTAAAAACCGTATAGAAACTTCAAAGCACTCTTTAAAACCTAgacttaaaaaaactaataagcAAAGAAATAAATGGGAGAATAATAATTCTCAAACCGCCTTTAGCCTGAAAAGAGGAAAATCTGTAAAAACAATTTATCCGTCTAAAAATATCACCGTTCATAAGGAATCACGGGTGAGTTTTTCGGTACACCGACCGCCTGCATCGTACATCGATAATAAACTCAAACCAAAATGCTCCGACGTAATAGACTCAAACGCTAAACATAGAATAAAACGTAACAATGTGTCTGATGACGTACGTGTTACTAAGCCTGAAGTCAAATCAAAAAGTTTGATATCATTGATGAagagatatttttgtacatcGTCGTTATTAAATAAGcataaagcaaataataatgaaacagttcttaaagaaaagaaaaacaaaggcAGTATTCAAGATACACACCCACGTGCGGTTACAAATCCTGCGAGCATAAATTTACCAACTGTCCTTGAACCATATCAGTTTAAGAGTATTCCTATGGATCATGTTAATCATACGAGAGGTATTCTCAAAAAACCGATGGAACTCGACAATCCTACGACGAAGAGAGCTTTGATAATTCGATCTAACATCCATATGAACGCAgagaattttgaaaataacatcCAGCAATTgtatcacttaaaatatattccaaaTAAATTAGACCAAACATTAAAGAAGTCTTCAAGGAATAGCAACAACTTATCCAATAAGAAAGGAAAGCGAAAAACAATCAGTAATCAAAGTGAAGCAAGTG GAACATCGCTCCCAGGTAGAAATTATTCGTCAACCAAAACTGGGCCCAAATTCCTATTAGCAAGCTATAACAGTGCAATTAAAAACGACCACGGGGATGGTCCTGGTCATGACGAATATAAAGTGAAGagaaaaacagaaaataaaagttCTAAAATTAATGGCGTTAAGTATGTTTGTAGCAAAAATAAACTTGAGCGCATTAAACGTGATTTCGGAACGAAAAATCGGTCCGACTTCAATAGACGTCAACAAATGAGTGCCAATGAGACGTGGGCATATAATACCAAACCAATTATTCAGTATAATCTAAAATGTTGCGCTCTAAGAACCCCGTTTCGAAGTTTTAAAAGTGTATCGTCGAAAACCGACATCGACGctaaaacaatcaaaacaacAACCAAATCAAAAAAGGCAAAAGAGTCGACTGTTTCGACAAAAGTTACTAAACCACCACTTGAATTAGGTGGGTTTGTTAAAACGGAGCTGGAAAAGTGTCGTTGCGACGATGGTAATAATAATTCTACTTTTTTAAAGAGATGTCTGTGTAAATTGGGCATCGTAAAAAACGTTAAGGTCTTGCAGTCAAAGCTCAGTTCTGAACAGTTGGTCAAGACTGGGTATTGTTacgataaattattttctagtaATAAGGGTATTAAACGAGCACTCAAAAAAGCTGGCGTAAGCAAAGGTCCTAGTATAAAAGAGAGTGTTACAAAACTTGAAGATAGCGTTAgtactaaaacaaaatcaattaaactaaaaaaatctgaaaGGAATGAAGTTAAAGTAGATAAATCGAAAGGAAAGGCAGACAAATCTGAAGAAAAAGTAGACAATGCTAAAAGCAAAGTAAGCAAAGCTAAAAGCATAGTAGACAAAGCTAAAAGCAAAATAGATAAAGCTAAAAGCAAAGCAGATAAATCTGAAGGAAAATTAGACGAAGATAAAGTTAAAGAAGAGAAATcacagaaaaaattaaaaaagactaaaggaaaagaaaataaatcactAGATAACGATAAAGAAATGCAAACCATTATGCCGTACAAAAAGAAAAGCAAAAATGAAAGCAAGCCGTGCACGTGCCCAGATCCATGTCTGCCTCCAGTGGAACTTCCACCACCGCCTCCTCCCGTGTCAGTAAATGACACATATCAGATAGTTGCCCCTTGCAGACCAGGAGATACATTTAAACTGGTTGTAGGCGGAAAATGTATGAGGATCAAAAGAGGAGATCGGGTAtatgatattttgaaaacacaAGGTGAAG aTGGATTGCTAGACTGTCCATTTCAGATGGAAGTTGTAGGAGACGATAATGCAGCCAGTTCTTTTGCTAAATCACTGAAGAGACAAGAGCTTCACCAGCGACCTGAGAAATTATGTACCCCAAAGAAAATAGCTAAAACTGAAATCCAGCCGACAATGTTATGTAGGACTAATCAGCCGGTATCTGGTCCTGGCGTAGTATGTAAACCAAACGTTCCGGCTGAGACCTGCACACCTAAAGATACAGAACCTACACGTACACTACCTACAGTCGCAACATGCCCTGCACCGCCTCCCATTAAAAAAGAAGTAATAGAAGTCATTAAAGAACCGAAGAACTACGTCAAACAATGTCCGATAGGTGAAGTATCTGATTTCAAAACCGGTTTTCTAGCGCCATCCAGTGGTTTGCATACATTTGGGAGACCTTGTAAAAGAAGGAAAGCCAAGACACCCGAATCTTGTCCTGACAGAAGGATAGCAGCACTTGGACCTTGTTTAGaaacaagattaaaaaaatatgatcagccTCAGAATCCTTATAGATTTGCTGCTGATCGGTGTGTGACTAAACAGGTGCCCTTCTCATGTCCTAAAGAAGTACCTCTTAGAACAGTTGGAGAGTGTATCGAATGTAACAGAATACCGTGTCCTCATGGAACTCCGGAGGTAAAGATTTGTCCCAAATGTAATGAACAGCCGTGTCCTCATCAGGATCCTTGTAACATATGTGGAAGTAAACCATGTCCTCATCAAGGCACGACAGACGTAGGTTGGATTTGCCCAAAGAAGAAAAGAGGGAATTGTACTTGCAAATCCGCcgacataaaaaaaactgtagtaGATCCGAAATCTCCTAAAGCAGAAttgaaaaaaatgcaaaaaaccattgataaaataaatgccaaaaataaaaaaaaagaaatcgaGCCGGTTACAATCGTTATCGACTCAGATACTTTGAACATACGGAATGTCGTAGATTTAGAATGTTTGCAACCGCGAGATGAAT aCGATGAATGTGGGCCTGCAGAAGATAATGCCATGGATTTGGTTGTAAAAACAGATGTTGCCAATATTGTGAACGCGGGGGAATTTCTAGAAGTGATGAATTCAGCTAAAGCACGAAGATATGCATCTGGTCGCGGTCCACATAACAACGTTGCATCGTGGAGGAAAACAGAAAGAAAACAAAGACGAGCTATAGCTAAGGCGCAAAAAATGAAAGCTAAACAACAAAAAGGCGACTCACATGAAAAATCAGCAGCAGCAGCATATGAGGGCCGCGACGGCCGTGAGGGCATTGAGGGCCGTGAGGGCCGCGAGAATCGCGAGGTGCATGGCGGCACAACAAATGCAGAAAGACCTGATCAACATATGATGGATGAAAATCTTGAGgatgaagaagaagaatatatgtcgaaaatgtataaacagttattaaaaaaatgtaatcatcCTTGTAAATGTGGTGCCCGTGTTTGTAAACAACAACCGAAAACACGCAAAGTCAAGCCTCGAAAAGTCGGCCCTTGCATTTGTGAAAGCAAGGTTTGTCAGGCTCAAAGCAGAAAACAACCAGAGTTTATTCAAAAagagaaagaaataaaacagaaaGCACTCgaagaaattaagaaaaaagctGCTCAGTTAAAGGAAACTAAAAAAAGACTAAAGAAGTACGCTGTACAAGATGCATATGCCATTGAGGAAAGAGTGCGCCAAGatagaaagaaacaaaaagaagTAGATAAGTATAAACATGTACCGCAAGGAGTTTTAGTAGCAGAGACTGTTGTGGATATTGCAAAATGCACTTTTAGTGCTTTTACTGGTCTTTTAAAACGTACTGTTCGATTAGTACTTCATCCAAAAGATGCAGCCTATAAATTTCAAGAAGCTCGTGAGGATCCAAGGGCAGCCATGGCTCGTATGCATGAAGATTTCTTAAACAGCTCAATGCCCGGTACTTTCAAACGAGTAAAGACAAGAGTTAGCGCAATGCCATCAACGCGATATTTGGTTTCGGCAATGGAATCGCATCCAGCTACAAATTATCTCGTTCACCTTAATGACAAAGACCCCAAACTTAAGTACAGAAAAATCAAACATCGGAAAGCTCCCGTGGACTTTGAATGCAGCCCGTATATGGCATCTTTAAGGCAAAAGCCTTGTCTGTGGGTTTATTATTTGTGTCCCGGATTTTATCCCCATTGTGTATCGCTACTTAATATGTGGAGACAGTTTACTGATATGCTTCTCTTTGTTTTGGCAGTAGGAGTGTGGAGTCCATGCATTCTTATGTTAGAACTTTGTAGAGCTGTGATGTGTTGCCTGTTTTGTTCAGGAGGAGGATGA